A genomic segment from Diceros bicornis minor isolate mBicDic1 chromosome 5, mDicBic1.mat.cur, whole genome shotgun sequence encodes:
- the NUSAP1 gene encoding nucleolar and spindle-associated protein 1 isoform X3, whose translation MTVPSLEELDSFKYSDLQNLAKSLGLRANLRASKLLKALKAYLIHEARKENENQVKSQTSASSCDDPKVQISCQEQAQREPVDRVTKTRRRRGAVHRKPDSQVNGSVQTEKKPPAVLELQDHSELSDPTEFRNQEKQENQAPRTAAEVLCPPDKSQGDKNAVSSGKSGINGNEDSKVPPERQKSLYKDGFSKPGKNKRIASTTPNFKKLHEARFKEMESIDQYIERKKKHFEEHNSFNELKKQLVSKGVVATPVPVQGRLSVACTPASQRRSQSRPHGAAGRSTLCVKGSVKRSALSATKMNVRFSAATKDNEHKRSLTKTPARKSPLVTIPGSTPKGQAVLRMHQLKTTRGDSAAGKLKPWGQSKENNSLNEHVNRVSFHKKTYKQPRLQTREEQRKKHEQERKEKKAKVLRARRGLVAEN comes from the exons ATGAccgtcccttccctggaggagctggaCTCCTTCAAGTACAGTGACCTGCAGAACTTGGCCAAGAGTCTGGGCCTCCGGGCTAACCTGAGG GCAAGCAAGTTGTTAAAAGCCTTGAAAGCCTACCTTATACatgaagcaagaaaagaaaatgagaatcaa GTTAAAAGTCAAACTTCTGCATCCTCTTGTGATGACCCCAAGGTACAGATTAGCTGCCAGGAACAAGCTCAGAGGGAGCCAGTGGACCGTGTCACCAAAACAAGGAGAAGGCGTGGGGCAGTCCATAGGAAGCCTGACTCGCAGGTGAATGGAAGTGTGCAAACCGAAAAGAAGCCACCCGCTGTGCTGGAACTG CAGGATCATTCAGAGTTAAGTGATCCCACTGAATTCCGGAATCAAGAAAAGCAGGAAAACCAGGCTCCTAGAACTGCTGCAGAAGTTCTTTGTCCACCAGACAAGAGCCAAGGAGATAAGAATGCAGTGTCCTCAGGAAAAAGTGGAATAAATG GTAATGAAGATTCAAAGGTACCTCCAGAAAGACAGAAGTCTCTTTACAAAGATGGATTTTCCaaacctggaaaaaataaaagaattgcaAGCACTACTCCAA ACTTTAAGAAGCTTCATGAGGCTCGTTTTAAGGAAATGGAGTCCATTGATCAATatattgagagaaaaaagaaacattttgaagAACACAATTCATTTAATGAACTGAAG AAGCAGCTCGTCAGTAAGGGAGTGGTGGCAACTCCAGTTCCTGTCCAAGGAAGACTCTCTGTGGCTTGTACTCCCGCCAGCCAGCGGCGCTCGCAAAGCCGGCCCCACGGTGCTGCAGGCCGGAGCACTCTGTGTGTGAAGGGGTCGGTCAAGCGCTCTGCTCTCTCAGCAACTAAAATGAATGTCAG GTTTTCAGCCGCTACTAAAGATAATGAGCATAAACGTTCACTGACCAAGACTCCAGCCAGAAAGTCTCCACTTGTGACCATACCTGGGAGTACCCCGAAAGGCCAGGCTGTGCTCAGGATGCACCAGTTAAAGACCACAAGGGGGGATTCTGCTGCTG GAAAACTGAAACCATGGGGACAATCGAAAGAAAATAATTCTCTGAATGAGCATGTAAACAGAGTTAGCTTCCACAAGAAAACCTACAAACAACCTCGTCTCCAGACCAG GGAGGAGCAACGGAAGAAACATGAGCAAGAACGAAAGGAGAAGAAAGCAAAGGTTTTGAGAGCTCGAAGGGGCCTTGTGGctgaaaattaa
- the NUSAP1 gene encoding nucleolar and spindle-associated protein 1 isoform X2 — protein sequence MTVPSLEELDSFKYSDLQNLAKSLGLRANLRASKLLKALKAYLIHEARKENENQVQISCQEQAQREPVDRVTKTRRRRGAVHRKPDSQVNGSVQTEKKPPAVLELQDHSELSDPTEFRNQEKQENQAPRTAAEVLCPPDKSQGDKNAVSSGKSGINGNEDSKVPPERQKSLYKDGFSKPGKNKRIASTTPNFKKLHEARFKEMESIDQYIERKKKHFEEHNSFNELKKQLVSKGVVATPVPVQGRLSVACTPASQRRSQSRPHGAAGRSTLCVKGSVKRSALSATKMNVRFSAATKDNEHKRSLTKTPARKSPLVTIPGSTPKGQAVLRMHQLKTTRGDSAAVITPFKLIAEAVQTPVSQKKPVFDLKASLSRPLNYEPHKGKLKPWGQSKENNSLNEHVNRVSFHKKTYKQPRLQTREEQRKKHEQERKEKKAKVLRARRGLVAEN from the exons ATGAccgtcccttccctggaggagctggaCTCCTTCAAGTACAGTGACCTGCAGAACTTGGCCAAGAGTCTGGGCCTCCGGGCTAACCTGAGG GCAAGCAAGTTGTTAAAAGCCTTGAAAGCCTACCTTATACatgaagcaagaaaagaaaatgagaatcaa GTACAGATTAGCTGCCAGGAACAAGCTCAGAGGGAGCCAGTGGACCGTGTCACCAAAACAAGGAGAAGGCGTGGGGCAGTCCATAGGAAGCCTGACTCGCAGGTGAATGGAAGTGTGCAAACCGAAAAGAAGCCACCCGCTGTGCTGGAACTG CAGGATCATTCAGAGTTAAGTGATCCCACTGAATTCCGGAATCAAGAAAAGCAGGAAAACCAGGCTCCTAGAACTGCTGCAGAAGTTCTTTGTCCACCAGACAAGAGCCAAGGAGATAAGAATGCAGTGTCCTCAGGAAAAAGTGGAATAAATG GTAATGAAGATTCAAAGGTACCTCCAGAAAGACAGAAGTCTCTTTACAAAGATGGATTTTCCaaacctggaaaaaataaaagaattgcaAGCACTACTCCAA ACTTTAAGAAGCTTCATGAGGCTCGTTTTAAGGAAATGGAGTCCATTGATCAATatattgagagaaaaaagaaacattttgaagAACACAATTCATTTAATGAACTGAAG AAGCAGCTCGTCAGTAAGGGAGTGGTGGCAACTCCAGTTCCTGTCCAAGGAAGACTCTCTGTGGCTTGTACTCCCGCCAGCCAGCGGCGCTCGCAAAGCCGGCCCCACGGTGCTGCAGGCCGGAGCACTCTGTGTGTGAAGGGGTCGGTCAAGCGCTCTGCTCTCTCAGCAACTAAAATGAATGTCAG GTTTTCAGCCGCTACTAAAGATAATGAGCATAAACGTTCACTGACCAAGACTCCAGCCAGAAAGTCTCCACTTGTGACCATACCTGGGAGTACCCCGAAAGGCCAGGCTGTGCTCAGGATGCACCAGTTAAAGACCACAAGGGGGGATTCTGCTGCTG TTATTACCCCATTCAAGTTGATAGCTGAGGCAGTGCAGACTCCCGTCTCCCAGAAGAAACCAGTGTTTGATCTCAAAGCAAGTTTGTCTCGTCCCCTCAACTATGAGCCACACAAAG GAAAACTGAAACCATGGGGACAATCGAAAGAAAATAATTCTCTGAATGAGCATGTAAACAGAGTTAGCTTCCACAAGAAAACCTACAAACAACCTCGTCTCCAGACCAG GGAGGAGCAACGGAAGAAACATGAGCAAGAACGAAAGGAGAAGAAAGCAAAGGTTTTGAGAGCTCGAAGGGGCCTTGTGGctgaaaattaa
- the NUSAP1 gene encoding nucleolar and spindle-associated protein 1 isoform X1: MTVPSLEELDSFKYSDLQNLAKSLGLRANLRASKLLKALKAYLIHEARKENENQVKSQTSASSCDDPKVQISCQEQAQREPVDRVTKTRRRRGAVHRKPDSQVNGSVQTEKKPPAVLELQDHSELSDPTEFRNQEKQENQAPRTAAEVLCPPDKSQGDKNAVSSGKSGINGNEDSKVPPERQKSLYKDGFSKPGKNKRIASTTPNFKKLHEARFKEMESIDQYIERKKKHFEEHNSFNELKKQLVSKGVVATPVPVQGRLSVACTPASQRRSQSRPHGAAGRSTLCVKGSVKRSALSATKMNVRFSAATKDNEHKRSLTKTPARKSPLVTIPGSTPKGQAVLRMHQLKTTRGDSAAVITPFKLIAEAVQTPVSQKKPVFDLKASLSRPLNYEPHKGKLKPWGQSKENNSLNEHVNRVSFHKKTYKQPRLQTREEQRKKHEQERKEKKAKVLRARRGLVAEN; this comes from the exons ATGAccgtcccttccctggaggagctggaCTCCTTCAAGTACAGTGACCTGCAGAACTTGGCCAAGAGTCTGGGCCTCCGGGCTAACCTGAGG GCAAGCAAGTTGTTAAAAGCCTTGAAAGCCTACCTTATACatgaagcaagaaaagaaaatgagaatcaa GTTAAAAGTCAAACTTCTGCATCCTCTTGTGATGACCCCAAGGTACAGATTAGCTGCCAGGAACAAGCTCAGAGGGAGCCAGTGGACCGTGTCACCAAAACAAGGAGAAGGCGTGGGGCAGTCCATAGGAAGCCTGACTCGCAGGTGAATGGAAGTGTGCAAACCGAAAAGAAGCCACCCGCTGTGCTGGAACTG CAGGATCATTCAGAGTTAAGTGATCCCACTGAATTCCGGAATCAAGAAAAGCAGGAAAACCAGGCTCCTAGAACTGCTGCAGAAGTTCTTTGTCCACCAGACAAGAGCCAAGGAGATAAGAATGCAGTGTCCTCAGGAAAAAGTGGAATAAATG GTAATGAAGATTCAAAGGTACCTCCAGAAAGACAGAAGTCTCTTTACAAAGATGGATTTTCCaaacctggaaaaaataaaagaattgcaAGCACTACTCCAA ACTTTAAGAAGCTTCATGAGGCTCGTTTTAAGGAAATGGAGTCCATTGATCAATatattgagagaaaaaagaaacattttgaagAACACAATTCATTTAATGAACTGAAG AAGCAGCTCGTCAGTAAGGGAGTGGTGGCAACTCCAGTTCCTGTCCAAGGAAGACTCTCTGTGGCTTGTACTCCCGCCAGCCAGCGGCGCTCGCAAAGCCGGCCCCACGGTGCTGCAGGCCGGAGCACTCTGTGTGTGAAGGGGTCGGTCAAGCGCTCTGCTCTCTCAGCAACTAAAATGAATGTCAG GTTTTCAGCCGCTACTAAAGATAATGAGCATAAACGTTCACTGACCAAGACTCCAGCCAGAAAGTCTCCACTTGTGACCATACCTGGGAGTACCCCGAAAGGCCAGGCTGTGCTCAGGATGCACCAGTTAAAGACCACAAGGGGGGATTCTGCTGCTG TTATTACCCCATTCAAGTTGATAGCTGAGGCAGTGCAGACTCCCGTCTCCCAGAAGAAACCAGTGTTTGATCTCAAAGCAAGTTTGTCTCGTCCCCTCAACTATGAGCCACACAAAG GAAAACTGAAACCATGGGGACAATCGAAAGAAAATAATTCTCTGAATGAGCATGTAAACAGAGTTAGCTTCCACAAGAAAACCTACAAACAACCTCGTCTCCAGACCAG GGAGGAGCAACGGAAGAAACATGAGCAAGAACGAAAGGAGAAGAAAGCAAAGGTTTTGAGAGCTCGAAGGGGCCTTGTGGctgaaaattaa